The Apus apus isolate bApuApu2 chromosome 14, bApuApu2.pri.cur, whole genome shotgun sequence nucleotide sequence acaaaaatgttaaacattGGCAAACTGAGCTCTGGGAAACCTTCCACACCTGGAAGCACCCATTCCCTGATTTTCGCCTACTCTGTTTGGACCACACGATGAGGGTTTCTGTGCTCTGGCAGCACCTGCTCTGGGGAAACTGATCCTGTTTGGGGTTCCCCAGatttagaaaatattactaATTGCAAGGCAAATCCCTTAAGTCTCAGCCTAGACTCTGGTTTTTCAGGAAAGCATCCCCAAGATGATGGCTAAGGCACCACTATTACGTGGCCCAAAGACGATCTCTGATAACATCCCTCTGCCAAACCTTAACAGTTTTACATCCCTTCTGGAACGAACCTCTCACTTGGGAAGCTGCAGCTACCAactaaaaacaaatattttgaggAGCTCTTTCAACACAGCCAAAGACAAGCTTCAAAGGGCTGCAGCTCAGACCCTTGTTGAGAAACAAAAGGCCCTCAAGGTAGAAGTAATAACTTTACAGCTGCCAAAAAGGGtgctttggagaaaagaaatctGCAAAGCTGTCAATAAAGTCTAAAGAGAAAACCATAAAGACAAGACTTCCTGACGCACCATCGAGCTAACACCAGGCCAAGGGGAGGGAGAACAATACATTAAATTAAAGCACAGCTTGACAAAAGCCCTGTTTGGGACATCACTTCTGGCAATACTTTGATTTCTCTTCAATAAAAACATGCAagcttggttttccttcttctagctccctttcctgcctctcctttgGTTGGCAGTGAGCTCCTCTTTTGACTTTTGCTAAAAGCTTTAAGGTCCTGTCTCCACCGAAGGACCTGTGTCTTTAGGAGACAGCTGCTTTGCCATCAGAGTCATCTCTCTGAAACACTCTGTGGCAGCAACAAGCCTGGCCATGATTATCAAGCAGTTTTTATAGGGCAATTTTCTTTTGGGCCAATTTTTTCAGCTCCCAGACCAAGCTCCTCCTTCGAGCCAAAGGGACATTGCTGCAGTCCCTGAGTTTTGGAGCACTGGCAGCCACGGTGATGTAGCACTAGTCTTTTGTGTCCCATAGGTATGGAACCTGGCCATTCGGTTTGTTCAAGAAATTGGGTATTCCTGGGCCAAGACCTCTGCCATTCTTTGGGACGTGCCTGGAATACCGCAAAGTAAGTTATTGAAGCCTTCCTGGCTCCAGAACTATCTGCCTTTGCTTGGACAGCTGCAGCTGAACAGATACATGGGGATGATAAGTTATCTCCACATGCCAAGCTCTGTTCCAACACACAGGGTGTGCAAAGGCCAGTACGTGGGCTAAGGATTCACTAACTCACACCTCGGGGCCCTGCCCTCACAGCATCTCCAAACAAGCACTCGTGGGTAGCTGATTGAATGAGCAAACAACTCACTCACAAGCATGATACACGTTTCTGTTGTCCTTCATGATGTTTTTAGAGATAAGAATTAGGAAGGCAGTTCACAGATATCCCTCCCGAGCCACAATCTCCAACATCATCCCCTCTGCTGCATCCTCCCtgagataatttaaaaattactttccacAGGGTTTCCTGGAGTTTGACAATGCATGTTTCCAGAAATATGGGAAAATCTGGGGGTAAGTATGAAATGGTGATATCTTCTTAAGGTAAAATCAGAATCCATACAAAggcgggaaaaaaaaaaaaaaaatcattaggaAAGCTCCATTTTCTGAACCTGCAGCCCTGACAGTCCCAGCAGGACAAGTACAGCAATGACAGGACATTTGTGGTGGCTTTCCATTACagcctggtggctgctgggctgtgccactCCCACGCTACATGGAAATTGCTTTGACCTATActctgaaaactgttttaaagCTGATACCAAAAGTCCCTTCACCTGCTCCTAacaaaatgagaagcaaaactACTGTTTACTTAAGGGAGAAACTAGAACTGGGATGTCAGGTTCCTCTGGTTTACCAACAGCAGAGGAATGTGAGTGCCTCCCAATACTGAGAGAAGAAGCTGATCTGAACTCTCCTGActtccttgtgctgctggtCCTACctgctgtggtgggagctggtgcagctctcattgctctgctctggacatTTCCCATGGCTTTTATCATTGCTGCTGTAACCTGGGCTACAGACCTGCATATCCTCTATCATGTGTCcagcaactttaaaaaatgaaatctggAAAAGGTATATTTACATAAATGGGGAGAGAGCTTAAATCTGCTTCATCTACATCTGTTCCAGGAAAGTGTTCAGAACTggcagcttaaaaaaacaaaaccaaggatCGAGTTTCATCTCCAAGGAAATTTCAGTGCTGTCAGCCCAAGTCTCCAGGCACCCAACGCAAGAGCCTAGAAGGGGTTGAACAAGTTTCCTTCTAATATTGTAATGTGTTTAAGAGCCTGGAAAAACACAGGGAGTCAGGGGAGAAAGTGAAGACACTTGCTTCATTTAGTATGTGGTCCTTTGAGCAACTGAGCCCTGCTCATGTCCCAGAGATTTGGAAGGTGTTTAACCCCCTTTATCATTTACCAGATCAGATGGGAGAAGGCCTGGAGTCCTTTTCCATCTCtaatttctccatttctgcagTTAGGCATCTGCAgaacagcaaagctggtgaTAGAGGAGCACTtgtcaaacatttttttgtggGCATTAGCCAACCGAGCCTTGCACTTCAACTATCTGGGGTTGTTTATCTGTCTCCTCTTCCTGACAGGTTTTATGATGGCAGGCAACCTGTGCTGGCTGTCATGGATCCCCAGATCATCAAAACTGTGCTGGTGAAAGAGTGTTACTCCACCTTTACCAACAGGAGGGTAAGAGCAGAAGCATTGTGATATCCCAGAGAGTccagaaaacaaagggaaggaGACAAGCATGCCGAGCATCCAGCAGGGTTCCCGCAGGGGACAAGTGACTGCACTACAGGGATTACTGTAAATGGCCACTGCATGTCACTGTTCTCCTGCCTTACAGCCTGGGGACCGCAGAGTCAGCCTGGCAGAGGAAGCTGTTCCCTGCCTATCAGACAAATTCTGCTCTCACACCTACATTTATATATATGGATGAATTTGAATCTGTGTGAGCATGCAGGAATCTGCACTGCTCCAGCAAGCACAAGTGCCTCCAGCTGGGACACAGGCTCTGGGTGACAGGGTTAGGTGTTAGTGCACGTGTACAGATAGGTATGTTGGGCTTGTTGGGTTACTTGTTCTGGACATGGAAATGGCATCTCACAGCTGGTTTTCTGCAGGAAAGAGGGCTATTTATGTGTGTGGATCTTGAGAGAGGCTGTAAGGCCAGAGCCTGTTGGCAGTAGTAATGTCCCTGAAATAGCCTGGACAGGTCTACACACTACATTCCCATCCTCACAAAGAAGCCACTATCTTTTCTGGGGTTAACaccttgcttttttccccttccagcaTGTAGACCTAGCAGGGGTGCTGCAAAATGCTGTCTCATTAGCTGAAGATGAACAGTGGAAGCGGATTCGGACTGTGCTCTCTCCAACCTTCACCAGTGGGAAACTAAAGGAGGTAAACCACAGAAGACCATAAGAAATTCAGTAGACAGTGATTCCAGGCTGATATTGTCACAGGGGTCTGATTTCCTTAGGCAGAGTCTGGCAGCTTAGCTGGCCTGTTTAATTTATGCTTAATTTACAAcaaaaaaggcttaaaataaaaacttagcAGAAAGATCTTACATACAAATATTCATGAAACTCCCTGTAGTCTTCATAAGCCTGTCTGAAAGGAGTAAAATATACTATACTAAAGTGACCATCTCTGGCTTGTGTTACAGATGTTCCCTATAATGAAGCACTACGGGGAAGCTTTGGTGAAAAATGTTCAAAAGCAAGTAGAGAACGACAACTCAATATCTGTAAAGGAGTAAGTAgatggcaggagcagcaggctaAGCAGCAAAGCCTGTTAGCAAGTGCTGCAGTTCAGTCCTTACTGGCAACACAGATCACTTGCTGGGCAAACCAGACCTCTGAAATGAGGAACAGGGTTAAATGAAAAAGCCTGGCTGGAGACACTTAGTGTGGCTCTGTATGTGTCATCCTCATCTGTGCCCTGCAGATGGGCTCTGAAATCTGTGTGTTTCACCCTCAGTATCAaagcagagatgcagaaagGGCAGCTGCACATCAGTCACACAACAGCAAAGCTCTCCCCTACCAAAAACCCCATAAGGAGAGGGTTTGGATAGTTTGTGCCACTGTAGGTACCCATGCTGGGTTGAACAAGACCATTTTCATGACATGTTTGAAGCAGAGCGTGCTACCACCCCTCCATGAGAAGCTAAAATACTCAAGAGCCTCACGCTGTCCTTGCACTAACCTGCCCATGCAGCTACATGCTGATTTAAAATCCTCAGAAAAGCTGTCCAATTTCAAAACCCATGCAGGACTGAAAccaaaactctttaaaaatctATCCCTTCACTATAAGTGCTTTTCAGTTACCATATATatccaattttcttttcaaacccAGGGCAGGAGGACTTACAAGAATTTATATTTGAATGTCACACaggcattaggaaaaaatacattcactTGGTCCCAATATTTAACTACAGTCTATCTTTACCTTCCTTTCTCAGCATCTTTGGAAGCTACAGCATGGATGTTGTCACCAGCACTTCCTTTGGTGTGAACATCGACTCTATGAACAACCCCAAAGACCCCTTTGTCAGAGAGATGAAGAAGCTGGTCAAGTTTGACTTTTTTGACCCACTCTTCATCTTGATATGtaagtgacttttttttgttggaaagTGAATTCAGGTGTCAGGGTGAAGTGTGGCTTTAGCAAGCACGTCAGAGACTGGTGGATCCTATGCATTAACCAATCAACTGTTGCTTGGATAACTTCACTAGGCTGGGCTAGAAGTCCTAATGGCTCTTATCTCATTGGTTCCTTGTGGTTAGCTTCATGCTGAAGCTCTGGGAAGGAGTTGGGTAAAAAATTCCTCCACCTTTGGTATCCACAGTGCAAGAAACATGAAGATCCCCATCAATATCCAAATAGGTGCTGAAAAATTAATCTAGGGTTGAAAAGCAATTTCAGCTGTAGAGGGTTGAGGAGGGTGGTGCTATCTGAAATGCCTTTTCTGGAACAGAGTGCTGAGTGGGGACAGTAATTAGATGCCATTTCCTAGCAGTGCAATAGATTAGCAGTGATGGTGATGGACATTAAATCACTTACAACCTTAAATCAATATTAGATACCTTGCTAAAACACGGGGAAAGTGATCTAGGCATGGAGGAGGTTCTGGTGCTTTAGATTTTATGAATCTATACAAGCATTCAAGATAAGTCTCTGATGAAGGAAATGCTCTGAAGGCGACTTGGAAATGCTTGTatggaagcagcacagcagtgctgctcaccctgaaaaaagaaatcaattcaTTCCTGCTGTAGTGTGCACAAGGCACAGCAGTAACCTGTTCTCAGAAAGCAGGACCTTGGAAAAAGAAGGGGGTATATACTTTAATTATCTCTTAAAGCAAAGATTATATCCAGCTCAGTTGTGCCCACTTGACAGAAACTTGGGAGAGGGTTGCATCAGTATCccaagggaaggagaaagaggaaaaagggaaaaacccAGGCTTTTCCTAGGTGAAGAAatcaagaaataatttctcagcaGCATCATTGCTTTCTCAGTAACATTCACAGCTCTGTTATAAGAGGCAGAGTTTGTTTGCAATGTAcaattttattcttcatttgttttccagttgtATTCCCATTCCTTAGTCCTCTTTTGGCTAAGTTCAACGTAAGCTTCTTCCCCAGTGATGCTGTGGATTTCTTCATAAGATCCATCTCCAAAATTAAGCAGGATCGTGAAAAGGAAGCTCACAAGGTAACTGGGTGGGAATTTACCAACAGCTGTGGCAGAAAATACATGGAAGTGAAATGTAATTAGGGTGATGATCTAAAAGGTGAGGCCAAAATCTAATGATTCAACAAAACCTCAAGAGTAAACACTTGATTTTAATACTGTCAGAAAAGCCTCACCCAACCAGTCCTGGCAGAGAAGTAACTGGACTTTGTACACTGGTGATCTGAAGCTAAATCCAGATAAAGCCTTGGTAGCATTGATCTAAATTTGGGTTTACAGAATTTGTACTAAGTGAACAAAGTAAGAGCTCCCTGAAGATGATCagacagaggaagagagaggtgAGTAAGCAGCACAAGAGCAGCAATTCCCCCTTTCAGGGTTACACCTTCCCCTCTCACTTTTCAAAAACTGAAGCTGAGACACTGCTCTCCCACCCAAGGGCTTCATGAAAGGACAGCTAggtttccaaaataaaatgttatgtttCACTACAAGGAAGGAATCTGCATTATGGGGACaccttcagttttaaaattgtgCTAAGGCTACAAAATATGTTTATCTGAGCCCTCCCTGAGCAATCTGTCACCCAAGAAactctcttgcttttcttaccagggcagagtagattTTCTGCAGCTGATGCTCGAGTCCCAGAAATCATCCAATCATGAGAACAATGAAACCAATCACTCATACAAAGGTAACAACATCCAAATACTCATCATGGGAATAGGGACTGTGGGAGCAAGGAGAATACTGGGGAGAGTTTCCCAGAGTAAGGCTCAATGGGTCACCACCATCTCCACTGACCAGCTCCACACAGAAGTTTCTGTCCCTTCTTGCCAGCACTGGGTCGAGGGGAATCTCCAGGACCTTTGCCAGGCAGTAAAACTGCTGTGTCAGCCATTTAGACCTGGAGAATCATCTGGCTCCTCTAtcacatgtttttttccagacagaTGGCAGAGTAGCTATAAATGTGTTATCAGAAAAGAAGGACAACAAACCTGCCTCAACCCCACCCATTGCTACCTGTTCCTTCCTGAGACTGTCAGCCAAGGCAAATCTCTCCATGTCCTCTCTCCTCACAGCCCTGACCGACTCAGAGATCCTGTCCCAAGCATTCATCTTCATTTTTGCTGGCTATGAGCCCACCAGCAACACACTTAGCTACCTGGCCTATGAACTGGCCACACACCCTGACGTGCAGCAAAAGCTGCTGGAGGAAATTGACACCATTTTACCCAACAAGGTAAGGGGACATGGAGTGATGGCAGAGACCCTCTGACCCTGCTGTCCTCCTCATTCAGTCCAGACAATGAGAAATCTCTCTCTCCTAAACACCCTCCTCCTGGGATCTCCCAACAGCTCTAAGAGACACACAGGTCAGCCCCATAGTGGCTTTATTTTGGCAGCTGAAACCTTCCAGGCCACCACCCTACACAAAGCCATTTGCCAGACTCTTCTCCCGCGCACAAGTGGATGTGGGTTTCCTGGTATTTCCATCACACAGGGAtgaaaaaatcatagaatccatcaaggttgaaaaagactttcaagatcatcaggtccaactgTCTGCcttacaacccctaaccactaaaccatctccaaTGGAACCAATTACACAATTTCTaccttgcattttcttcctcagttaGTATGAGACACCAGTGGGGGAGAAGGAGTTGGGCACTCTCTGGTCTCAACAGTCATTCTAGGAAAATCCAACATGCCAACATACCTGGTCACCTTTCTCCTGTTGTCCTACAGGCTCCTCTCACCTATGATGCCATGATGCAGTTGGAATATCTTGACATGACAGTAAGTGAAACCCTTCGGCTCTTCCCCCTTGGAGGGCGGCTTGAGAGAGCCTGCAAGAAAGATGTAGAAGTAAATGGAGTGACCATTCCCAAGGGAACTGTTGTCATGATCCCACCCTTCACCCTGCATCGCAGCCCCGAGTACTGGCCAAACCCAGAAGAGTTCAGACCAGAAAGgtacaaaaccaaccaaaccataatgaaagggaataaatatcatgctgctttttcttcatgcaGTAATTAAGTATTAATCTCTGATTAGCTTCCTAATGGAATTCTTCCGATCTTTTTACAAACAATACCAACAAGAAATTGCAGGAAATGtcattttaagaagaaaatgtgttttgtacTTCAAACAGGGTTTCAAACAACATAACCCTGCTGGAAGGCTAACCCTGATACCCCACAAGACTTCGTACAGCTTTTAGGCTGGCTGCCAGGGTGGGTAGCTGGTGAGGTTTGGGAACTACTGGCCTTCTTTCTGCACAGTCTTCAGTGCTGAACCCGTTTCCTTCACCCAGGCTACAAGAATTGATCGTTCCAGAGTTGCCTTCCCTCTTGGTTTTCAAGGAAGTGATAACTTCTCCCTAGTTGGGGTATTTTTATACTTCCTGTCTGCCTCTCATTCCCCACAGGACTGAAGCCATAGGCTGCTCCTGACAAAGATGACTCCTGGTCTCTCTAAACACAAGAGATAAGGAAATATCTGGAATTTTGAGAGAGCATGTAGATTTTCACATTGCTCTCAACTTCTGCTAGTTGGGATGGACAGAATTAAACTCAACATCCCACCTGGGACGAGGGCTCTGACAGCCCTTGATCACTGGGCTACTCAGAGATACCTTAGTGAAAAATCAAACAAGTTTCTGTAGGGCACGAGCAACAGACCTCTGGATAAGTAGCACAGATCTGtagctttttgggttttgtgctgccttgatttattttccccaacTATGCCATTATTCAGGTTCagtaaggaaaacaaagagacCATAGACCCGTATACGTACCTGCCCTTTG carries:
- the LOC127390429 gene encoding cytochrome P450 3A9-like, whose product is MNLLPYFSTETWALLLIFIALLLTYGTWPFGLFKKLGIPGPRPLPFFGTCLEYRKGFLEFDNACFQKYGKIWGFYDGRQPVLAVMDPQIIKTVLVKECYSTFTNRRHVDLAGVLQNAVSLAEDEQWKRIRTVLSPTFTSGKLKEMFPIMKHYGEALVKNVQKQVENDNSISVKDIFGSYSMDVVTSTSFGVNIDSMNNPKDPFVREMKKLVKFDFFDPLFILIFVFPFLSPLLAKFNVSFFPSDAVDFFIRSISKIKQDREKEAHKGRVDFLQLMLESQKSSNHENNETNHSYKALTDSEILSQAFIFIFAGYEPTSNTLSYLAYELATHPDVQQKLLEEIDTILPNKAPLTYDAMMQLEYLDMTVSETLRLFPLGGRLERACKKDVEVNGVTIPKGTVVMIPPFTLHRSPEYWPNPEEFRPERFSKENKETIDPYTYLPFGAGPRNCIGMRFALLTLKVAITILLQHFTFQTCKETPIPLKLSSTGFLKPERPIILKVVPRTNTAPAEA